In Micromonospora sp. LH3U1, one genomic interval encodes:
- the rsmA gene encoding 16S rRNA (adenine(1518)-N(6)/adenine(1519)-N(6))-dimethyltransferase RsmA, translating into MSGLLGPVEIRELAARLGVAPTKKLGQNFVHDPNTVRRIVTAAGLTPDDVVLEVGPGLGSLTLGLLPVAGHVHAVEIDPVLAGALPETVARHAGADAGRLTVHRADALRIDASELGDPPPTALVANLPYNVAVPVVLSLLAVLPTLRQGLVMVQKEVADRLVAGPGSKVYGIPSVKLAWYAHARGAGRVPPNVFWPVPNVDSGLVAFTCHEPPRLDVPRERVFAVVDAAFAQRRKTLRAALAGWAGGPDRAAAALTAAGVDPGARGESLTVEQFAAIAASAPVGTPAAK; encoded by the coding sequence ATGAGCGGTCTCCTCGGCCCGGTGGAGATCCGGGAACTCGCCGCCCGGCTGGGCGTCGCGCCCACCAAGAAGCTGGGCCAGAACTTCGTGCACGACCCGAACACCGTGCGCCGGATCGTCACCGCCGCCGGTCTGACCCCGGACGACGTGGTGCTGGAGGTTGGGCCGGGGCTCGGCTCGCTGACGCTCGGGCTGCTGCCGGTCGCCGGGCACGTGCACGCCGTGGAGATCGACCCGGTGCTCGCCGGTGCGCTGCCGGAGACCGTCGCGCGGCACGCCGGGGCGGACGCCGGTCGGCTCACCGTGCACCGCGCCGACGCGTTGCGGATCGACGCCTCCGAGCTGGGCGACCCGCCGCCGACCGCGCTGGTGGCGAACCTGCCCTACAACGTGGCCGTGCCCGTGGTGCTGAGCCTGCTCGCCGTGCTGCCCACCCTGCGGCAGGGCCTGGTGATGGTGCAGAAGGAGGTCGCCGACCGGCTCGTCGCCGGTCCGGGCTCCAAGGTGTACGGCATCCCGTCGGTCAAACTCGCCTGGTACGCCCACGCCCGGGGCGCCGGTCGGGTCCCCCCGAACGTGTTCTGGCCGGTGCCCAACGTCGACTCCGGTCTGGTCGCCTTCACCTGCCACGAACCACCCCGGCTCGACGTACCCCGGGAGCGGGTCTTCGCCGTGGTCGACGCGGCGTTCGCGCAGCGGCGCAAGACGCTGCGCGCCGCGCTGGCCGGCTGGGCCGGCGGCCCGGACCGGGCCGCCGCCGCGCTCACCGCGGCCGGCGTCGACCCCGGCGCCCGGGGGGAGTCACTGACCGTCGAGCAGTTCGCCGCCATCGCCGCGTCGGCTCCGGTCGGTACGCCGGCCGCAAAGTAG
- a CDS encoding 4-(cytidine 5'-diphospho)-2-C-methyl-D-erythritol kinase has product MTEAWRPDDEDERRGALGPVRVRVPAKVNLHLGVGPLRRDGYHELNTIYQAISIYDELTARRGDTLALTMEGEGTGELALDDTNLVIRAAHALAGYAGVLPHARLHLRKRIPLAGGLAGGSADAAAALVACDALWGTGLSRDELAGIAADLGSDVPFLIYGGTALGTGRGEAISPVLVRPISWHWVVAIADSGLSTPAAYRELDRLRDAGTAGAPLGSTDALLGALRQRDPRVLARTLGNDLQDAALAMRPALADTLKAGEAAGALTGIVSGSGPTCVFLAADAAAAERIAAELTAAGVCREARVAHGPVAGARVG; this is encoded by the coding sequence GTGACCGAGGCCTGGCGACCGGACGACGAGGACGAGCGACGCGGCGCCCTCGGGCCGGTGCGGGTCCGGGTGCCCGCGAAGGTCAATCTGCACCTCGGGGTGGGCCCGCTGCGCCGCGACGGCTACCACGAGCTGAACACGATCTACCAGGCCATCTCGATCTACGACGAGCTGACCGCCCGTCGGGGCGACACCCTCGCCCTGACCATGGAGGGCGAGGGCACCGGCGAGCTGGCGTTGGACGACACCAACCTGGTGATCCGCGCGGCGCACGCCCTCGCCGGGTACGCGGGAGTGTTGCCGCACGCCCGCCTGCACCTGCGAAAGCGGATCCCGCTCGCCGGTGGGCTGGCCGGCGGCAGCGCCGACGCGGCCGCCGCGCTGGTGGCCTGCGACGCGCTCTGGGGCACCGGGCTGTCCCGCGACGAGCTGGCTGGGATCGCCGCGGACCTCGGCTCCGACGTCCCGTTCCTGATCTACGGTGGCACCGCGCTGGGCACCGGCCGGGGTGAGGCGATCAGCCCGGTGCTGGTCCGCCCCATCTCCTGGCACTGGGTGGTGGCGATCGCCGACAGCGGCCTCTCCACCCCGGCCGCGTACCGGGAGTTGGATCGGCTCCGCGACGCCGGGACCGCTGGTGCCCCGCTGGGCAGCACCGACGCGTTGCTGGGCGCGTTGCGCCAGCGCGACCCTCGGGTGCTCGCCCGTACGCTCGGCAACGACCTCCAGGACGCCGCGCTGGCGATGCGTCCGGCGCTGGCCGACACCCTCAAGGCTGGTGAAGCCGCTGGTGCCCTTACCGGCATCGTGTCCGGCTCTGGCCCGACCTGCGTGTTTCTCGCCGCCGACGCTGCCGCCGCGGAGCGGATCGCCGCCGAGTTGACCGCCGCGGGCGTGTGCCGGGAGGCGCGGGTCGCGCACGGTCCGGTCGCTGGCGCCCGCGTCGGCTGA
- a CDS encoding ABC-F family ATP-binding cassette domain-containing protein, translating to MANIVNLDRVSKGYGAAGRLLTDVSLGLDDADRIGVVGLNGAGKSTLLRLLTKQEDPDDGRVTHRRDLRVLWLPQQLTLAPTATVRDVVLGTAWLSEGMGAEHEWAGDAGVRAILDGLGMPHLGLDQPVGPMSGGERRRVALAALLVRESDLLILDEPTNHLDVGGVDWLARHLVGRRGSLVVVTHDRWFLDAVCTNTWEVADQTVRAYEGGFAAWILARAERDRVAAATEARRQNLLRKEIAWLRRGPPARTSKPQFRIDAANALIADVPPARDTMSLQRMATSRLGKQVYDLENVELLAGPKEILRDVTWQVGPGDRIAILGANGAGKTTLLRMLAGITRPDGGRLGTGSTVRPAFLSQELAELPGHLRVLEAVEEVARRVQLGDREVSAAQLAEVFGFDDRRLWTPVSDLSGGERRRLQMLRLLAGEPNVLLFDEPTNDLDTDTLAALEDLLDSWPGTIIVASHDRYLIERVTETAFGMFGDGRLVHLPGGVDEYLARTAERAGSIRPGVNPTAGPTGPTAGGMSAAEVRQARKDLTKLERQLSKLDQREVTLLDQLAADATDYARVAELDTQLKDLRAERERIEETWMALAEDLPES from the coding sequence GTGGCGAACATCGTCAATCTGGACCGGGTGTCCAAGGGGTATGGCGCCGCCGGGCGGCTGCTCACGGACGTCTCGCTCGGCCTGGACGACGCCGACCGGATCGGCGTGGTCGGCCTCAACGGCGCCGGCAAGTCCACCCTGCTGCGGCTGCTCACCAAGCAGGAGGACCCCGACGACGGTCGGGTGACCCACCGCCGCGACCTGCGTGTGCTCTGGCTGCCGCAGCAGCTCACACTCGCCCCCACTGCCACCGTCCGGGACGTCGTGCTCGGCACCGCCTGGCTCAGCGAGGGCATGGGCGCCGAGCACGAGTGGGCCGGCGACGCCGGGGTGCGTGCCATCCTCGACGGCCTCGGCATGCCGCACCTCGGGCTCGACCAGCCGGTCGGCCCGATGTCCGGCGGCGAACGACGCCGGGTGGCCCTCGCCGCGCTGCTCGTCCGCGAATCCGACCTGCTCATCCTCGACGAGCCCACCAACCACCTCGACGTCGGCGGTGTCGACTGGCTGGCCCGGCACCTGGTCGGGCGCAGGGGTTCCCTGGTCGTGGTCACCCACGACCGGTGGTTCCTGGACGCGGTCTGCACCAACACCTGGGAGGTCGCCGACCAGACCGTCCGCGCGTACGAGGGCGGCTTCGCGGCCTGGATCCTCGCCCGCGCCGAGCGTGATCGCGTCGCCGCCGCCACCGAGGCCCGCCGGCAGAACCTGCTCCGCAAGGAGATCGCCTGGCTGCGCCGCGGTCCACCCGCCCGCACCTCCAAGCCCCAGTTCCGCATCGACGCGGCCAACGCGTTGATCGCCGACGTGCCGCCGGCGCGCGACACCATGTCGTTGCAGCGGATGGCCACCTCCCGGCTCGGCAAGCAGGTGTACGACCTGGAGAACGTCGAGCTGCTCGCCGGCCCCAAGGAAATCCTGCGCGACGTCACCTGGCAGGTCGGGCCGGGCGACCGGATCGCCATCCTCGGCGCCAACGGCGCTGGCAAGACCACGCTGCTGCGGATGCTCGCCGGCATCACCCGCCCCGACGGCGGCCGCCTCGGCACCGGCTCCACCGTGCGGCCCGCGTTCCTCTCCCAGGAGCTCGCCGAGCTGCCCGGGCACCTGCGGGTGCTCGAAGCCGTCGAGGAGGTCGCCCGCCGGGTCCAGCTCGGCGACCGGGAGGTCTCCGCCGCGCAGCTCGCCGAGGTCTTCGGCTTCGACGACCGCCGACTCTGGACCCCGGTCAGTGACCTCTCCGGTGGCGAACGCCGCCGGTTGCAGATGCTGCGACTGCTCGCTGGCGAGCCCAACGTGCTGCTCTTCGACGAGCCCACCAACGACCTGGACACCGACACCCTCGCCGCGCTGGAGGACCTGCTCGACTCGTGGCCCGGCACGATCATCGTGGCGAGCCACGACCGCTACCTGATCGAACGGGTCACCGAAACGGCGTTCGGGATGTTCGGCGACGGCCGGCTCGTGCACCTGCCGGGCGGCGTGGATGAATACCTCGCCCGGACCGCGGAGCGGGCCGGCAGCATCCGGCCCGGGGTCAACCCGACCGCCGGGCCCACCGGCCCGACTGCGGGTGGCATGTCCGCCGCCGAGGTCCGCCAGGCCCGCAAGGATCTGACCAAGCTGGAACGCCAACTCAGCAAGCTCGACCAGCGCGAGGTCACGCTGCTCGATCAGCTCGCCGCGGACGCCACCGACTACGCCCGGGTCGCCGAGTTGGACACCCAGCTCAAGGATCTGCGCGCCGAGCGGGAGCGGATCGAGGAGACCTGGATGGCCCTCGCCGAGGACCTGCCGGAGAGCTGA
- a CDS encoding DUF4383 domain-containing protein, which produces MAHTPVNHPARPIYRAIGGLTGLYLVVFGALGIITSTGNEILAQDDTRVLGQGTNLGFSLLSVLLGIVVLVGTALGRNIDVAINQWLAYAMMVISLAGLAFIRTDANIFNFSITTVVVVMMAALVLLMVGMYGKVGSEDESEAWQKARLVL; this is translated from the coding sequence ATGGCCCACACCCCCGTCAACCATCCCGCGCGGCCGATCTACCGGGCGATCGGCGGGCTGACCGGTCTGTACCTGGTGGTCTTCGGTGCGCTCGGCATCATCACGAGCACCGGCAACGAGATCCTCGCCCAGGACGACACCCGGGTCCTCGGTCAGGGCACCAACCTCGGCTTCTCGCTGCTCAGCGTGCTGCTCGGGATCGTCGTGCTGGTCGGCACCGCGCTCGGCCGCAACATCGACGTGGCGATCAACCAGTGGCTGGCGTACGCCATGATGGTGATCAGCCTGGCCGGTCTCGCGTTCATCCGGACCGACGCCAACATCTTCAACTTCAGCATCACCACCGTGGTCGTGGTGATGATGGCGGCCCTGGTGCTGCTCATGGTCGGCATGTACGGCAAGGTCGGGTCGGAGGACGAGTCCGAGGCCTGGCAGAAGGCCCGTCTCGTTCTCTGA
- a CDS encoding DUF4383 domain-containing protein, producing the protein MPHFPVNHPARPLYRVLSGLIGAYILIFGVWGVAETIGNPLFDRSSTWALGLRTNLAFSLASVIFGVVLIIGASRRTNLGHYMNLTAGVVFLVTSILMMSVLQTGANFLNFSMSTVVVSMLFGLILLGTGLYDKVGPPEHAEAELEHRKHPVADAHRR; encoded by the coding sequence ATGCCGCACTTTCCGGTGAACCATCCGGCACGGCCGCTCTACCGGGTTCTCTCCGGTCTGATCGGCGCCTACATCCTGATCTTCGGCGTCTGGGGCGTCGCCGAGACGATCGGCAACCCGCTCTTTGACCGGAGCAGCACCTGGGCCCTCGGGCTACGCACCAACCTGGCCTTCTCGCTCGCCTCGGTGATCTTCGGAGTCGTCCTGATCATCGGGGCCTCGCGGCGCACCAACCTCGGCCACTACATGAACCTCACCGCTGGCGTGGTGTTCCTGGTTACCAGCATCCTGATGATGTCCGTGCTGCAGACCGGGGCGAACTTCCTCAACTTCTCGATGTCGACCGTGGTCGTCTCGATGCTGTTCGGCCTGATCCTGCTCGGCACCGGCCTCTACGACAAGGTCGGCCCACCGGAACACGCCGAGGCGGAGCTGGAGCACCGCAAACACCCGGTGGCCGACGCGCACCGCCGCTGA
- a CDS encoding TetR/AcrR family transcriptional regulator translates to MPEVSDGDGVGGRRATPPTPAPAAKPASRVRMSAAQRREQLIATGRQLFAERGFDATSIEEVASRAKVSKPVIYEHFGGKEGLYAVVVDREVRALLDRITNALTAGHPRELLEQAALALLTYIEEETSGFRVLVRESPLMSGAANFSSVMNDVAHQVEHILGAEFKSRGYDPKLAELYSQALVGMVALTGRWWLEVRKPRKETVAAHLVNLAWNGLSHLEAKPTLITARRR, encoded by the coding sequence ATGCCCGAGGTCAGTGACGGTGACGGAGTCGGCGGTCGGCGGGCGACACCGCCGACCCCGGCACCCGCAGCCAAGCCCGCCTCCCGGGTCCGCATGTCAGCGGCCCAGCGACGGGAGCAGTTGATCGCCACCGGGCGGCAACTCTTCGCCGAGCGCGGTTTCGACGCCACCTCCATCGAGGAGGTGGCGTCCCGCGCAAAGGTCTCCAAGCCGGTGATCTATGAGCACTTCGGCGGCAAGGAGGGGCTCTACGCGGTGGTGGTGGACCGGGAGGTCCGGGCCCTGCTGGACCGGATCACCAACGCGTTGACCGCCGGGCATCCGCGAGAGTTGCTGGAGCAGGCGGCGCTGGCCCTTCTGACCTACATCGAGGAGGAGACCAGCGGCTTCCGGGTGCTGGTCCGCGAGTCGCCGCTGATGTCCGGCGCGGCCAACTTCAGCAGCGTGATGAACGACGTGGCGCACCAGGTCGAGCACATCCTGGGTGCCGAGTTCAAGAGCCGCGGGTACGACCCGAAGCTCGCCGAGCTGTACTCGCAGGCGCTGGTGGGCATGGTGGCACTGACCGGCCGCTGGTGGCTGGAAGTGCGTAAGCCGCGCAAGGAGACGGTGGCGGCGCACCTCGTCAACCTGGCGTGGAACGGGTTGTCGCACCTGGAGGCGAAGCCGACGTTGATCACCGCCCGGCGCCGCTGA
- a CDS encoding acyl-CoA desaturase, with amino-acid sequence MSTALLDPNTAGPAPKPLTDGSQSPGILAALWAFVVIPFVALLVAVPVAWGGWLGWTDVVIGLVWYVVSGLGITVGFHRYFTHGSFKAKRWLRVTLAVAGSLAVQGEIIQWVADHRRHHAFSDLEGDPHSPWRFGTSFWALTRGLFHAHVGWLFRRELSNRARFAPDLIADRDISRVDRLFPALVAISLLGPALIGGLVTWSWQGALTAFFWAGLVRIGLLHHVTWAINSVCHVYGERPFAMRQGDRASNFWPLAILSFGESWHNLHHADPTSARHGVLRGQVDISARVIWLFEKVGAASQVRWPKPERLAAKLVKPVAPR; translated from the coding sequence ATGTCCACTGCTCTGCTCGATCCCAACACCGCCGGCCCCGCCCCCAAACCACTCACTGACGGCAGCCAGTCCCCCGGAATCCTGGCCGCCCTCTGGGCTTTCGTGGTGATCCCCTTCGTTGCCCTCCTGGTCGCCGTGCCGGTGGCCTGGGGCGGCTGGCTGGGCTGGACCGACGTGGTCATCGGCCTGGTCTGGTACGTCGTCTCCGGGCTCGGCATCACCGTCGGCTTCCACCGCTACTTCACGCACGGCTCGTTCAAGGCCAAGCGGTGGCTGCGGGTGACCCTGGCGGTCGCGGGTTCGCTGGCGGTACAGGGCGAGATCATTCAGTGGGTCGCCGACCACCGACGGCACCACGCCTTCTCCGACCTGGAGGGTGACCCGCACTCGCCCTGGCGCTTCGGCACCAGTTTCTGGGCGTTGACCCGCGGCCTGTTCCACGCGCACGTGGGCTGGCTGTTCCGCCGTGAGCTGTCCAACCGCGCGCGTTTCGCACCGGACCTCATCGCCGACCGTGACATCAGCCGGGTCGATCGGCTCTTCCCTGCGCTGGTGGCCATCTCGCTGCTTGGCCCGGCGCTGATCGGCGGCCTGGTGACCTGGTCCTGGCAGGGCGCGCTGACCGCGTTCTTCTGGGCCGGGCTGGTCCGGATCGGTCTGCTGCACCACGTCACCTGGGCGATCAACTCGGTCTGCCACGTCTACGGTGAGCGTCCGTTCGCGATGCGCCAGGGCGACCGTGCGTCGAACTTCTGGCCGCTGGCGATCCTGTCGTTCGGCGAGAGCTGGCACAACCTGCACCACGCCGACCCGACCAGCGCCCGGCACGGCGTGCTGCGCGGCCAGGTGGACATCTCGGCCCGGGTGATCTGGCTGTTCGAGAAGGTCGGCGCGGCGTCGCAGGTGCGCTGGCCAAAGCCGGAGCGCCTGGCCGCCAAGCTGGTGAAGCCGGTCGCACCCCGGTAA
- the glmU gene encoding bifunctional UDP-N-acetylglucosamine diphosphorylase/glucosamine-1-phosphate N-acetyltransferase GlmU, producing MPQPHLRTVVVLAAGEGKRMKSTLPKVLHPLLGRTLLGHVLSAAAPLAADRTVVVVGHGADQVRGHLTEVAPDATPVLQAEQLGTGHAVRIALDAVPDGPGTVVVINGDVPLLRPETVGALVTAHEEAAAAATVLAAEVPDPTGLGRIVRDADGRLEQIVEERDANAAQHAIREINAGIYAFDAVRLREALGKLSTDNDQGEEYLTDVFGLLRSVGEPVAVHVAVDHSETLGCNDRVELATLRRLLRDRVNEAWMRTGVSLLDPATTWIDVTVALDRDAVVDQNTQLRGGTVVGAGALIGPDVTLIDTVVGPGASVIRSHAVGAEVGEGATVGPYAYLRPAARLAAKAKVGTFVEVKNSEIGPGAKVPHLSYVGDATIGAKANIGAATIFVNYDGVNKHRTTVGEGAFVGCDTSLIAPVEVGAGAYVAAGSAIAQDVPPGALGVTRAPQRNIEGWVARKRPGTVSAAAAERAQRGTEGASGVAGAASDSEAMHGVTETVGGASGTGDTATE from the coding sequence GTGCCCCAGCCCCACCTTCGTACCGTCGTCGTACTCGCCGCCGGTGAGGGCAAGCGGATGAAGTCGACACTGCCCAAGGTGTTGCACCCCCTGCTCGGTCGGACGTTGCTCGGTCACGTGCTGAGCGCCGCCGCGCCCCTGGCCGCAGACCGCACGGTCGTCGTCGTGGGGCACGGCGCCGACCAGGTCCGGGGGCACCTGACCGAGGTCGCCCCGGACGCCACCCCGGTGCTCCAGGCTGAGCAGCTCGGCACCGGGCACGCCGTACGCATCGCGCTGGACGCCGTCCCGGACGGCCCCGGCACGGTCGTGGTGATCAACGGGGACGTGCCCCTGCTGCGACCCGAGACGGTGGGCGCGCTGGTGACCGCGCACGAGGAGGCCGCTGCCGCAGCCACCGTGCTGGCCGCCGAGGTGCCCGACCCGACCGGGCTCGGGCGGATCGTCCGGGACGCCGACGGCCGGCTGGAGCAGATCGTCGAGGAGCGCGACGCCAACGCGGCGCAGCACGCGATCCGGGAGATCAACGCCGGCATCTACGCGTTCGACGCCGTGCGGCTGCGCGAGGCGCTGGGCAAGCTCTCCACCGACAACGACCAGGGCGAGGAGTACCTGACCGACGTCTTCGGGCTGCTCCGCTCGGTCGGCGAGCCGGTCGCGGTGCACGTGGCCGTCGACCACTCCGAGACGTTGGGCTGCAACGACCGGGTCGAGTTGGCGACGCTGCGCCGGCTGCTGCGTGACCGGGTCAACGAGGCGTGGATGCGCACCGGAGTGAGCCTGCTCGACCCCGCGACCACCTGGATCGACGTGACGGTGGCGCTGGACCGTGACGCGGTGGTCGACCAGAACACCCAGCTGCGCGGCGGCACGGTGGTCGGCGCGGGCGCGTTGATCGGGCCGGACGTCACGCTGATCGACACGGTCGTGGGCCCCGGCGCGTCGGTGATCCGCAGCCACGCCGTCGGCGCCGAGGTGGGCGAGGGCGCCACCGTCGGGCCGTACGCGTACCTGCGACCGGCCGCGCGGCTGGCCGCGAAGGCGAAGGTCGGCACGTTCGTCGAGGTGAAGAACTCCGAGATCGGTCCGGGTGCCAAGGTGCCGCACCTGTCGTACGTGGGTGACGCGACGATCGGCGCGAAGGCCAACATCGGCGCGGCGACGATCTTCGTGAACTACGACGGGGTGAACAAGCACCGCACGACCGTGGGCGAGGGTGCCTTCGTCGGCTGCGACACGAGCTTGATCGCGCCGGTCGAGGTGGGTGCCGGAGCCTACGTGGCGGCGGGCAGCGCGATCGCCCAGGACGTGCCGCCGGGCGCGCTCGGGGTGACCCGCGCCCCGCAGCGCAACATCGAGGGCTGGGTGGCGCGCAAGCGCCCCGGGACGGTCTCCGCGGCGGCGGCCGAGCGGGCGCAACGCGGCACAGAGGGTGCGTCGGGTGTGGCCGGCGCCGCAAGCGACAGTGAGGCAATGCACGGGGTGACCGAGACGGTGGGCGGCGCATCCGGCACGGGAGATACTGCAACCGAATAG
- a CDS encoding ribose-phosphate diphosphokinase: MGSIVAENRKSLMLFSGRGFPELAKEIGEVLGVAPTPADAYEFANGELFVRFKDSVRGSDAFVVQSVTHGVNTWVMETLIMVDALKRGSAKRITVVLPFYPYARQDKKHRGREPISARLVADLLKTAGANRILTVDLHTAQIQGFFDGPVDHLFAMDILAEYVERKYAGRPMTVVAPDSGRVRVAERWTDRLGGCPLAFIHKTRDPMKPNQVVANRVVGEVEGRVCLIVDDMIDTGGTIAKAADILKESGAAEIVVASTHALLSDPATERLKNSSISEIVVTNTLPLPPEKQLDKLTVLSIAPLLARAIREVFDDGSVTTLFGGLS; the protein is encoded by the coding sequence ATGGGCAGCATCGTCGCCGAAAACCGCAAAAGCCTGATGCTCTTTTCCGGACGTGGCTTTCCGGAGTTGGCCAAGGAGATCGGTGAGGTGCTCGGCGTCGCGCCGACTCCAGCCGACGCATACGAGTTCGCCAACGGCGAGCTCTTCGTACGTTTCAAGGACTCGGTGCGTGGTTCGGACGCCTTCGTGGTGCAGTCCGTCACGCACGGGGTGAACACCTGGGTCATGGAGACCCTGATCATGGTGGACGCGCTGAAGCGGGGGTCGGCCAAGCGGATCACCGTGGTGTTGCCGTTCTACCCGTACGCGCGGCAGGACAAGAAGCACCGGGGTCGGGAGCCGATCTCCGCCCGCCTGGTGGCCGACCTGTTGAAGACCGCTGGCGCGAACCGCATCCTCACCGTCGACCTGCACACCGCGCAGATCCAGGGCTTCTTCGACGGCCCGGTGGACCACCTCTTCGCGATGGACATCCTGGCCGAGTACGTGGAGCGCAAGTACGCCGGACGGCCGATGACCGTGGTGGCACCGGATTCCGGTCGGGTGCGCGTGGCCGAGCGGTGGACCGACCGGTTGGGCGGCTGCCCGCTGGCGTTCATCCACAAGACCCGTGACCCGATGAAGCCGAACCAGGTCGTGGCGAACCGGGTGGTCGGTGAGGTGGAGGGCCGGGTCTGTCTGATTGTCGACGATATGATCGACACGGGTGGCACCATCGCCAAGGCGGCCGACATCCTCAAGGAGTCGGGGGCGGCGGAGATCGTGGTCGCGTCCACCCACGCGCTGCTGTCGGACCCGGCCACCGAGCGGCTGAAGAACAGCTCGATCAGCGAGATCGTGGTGACCAACACGTTGCCGCTGCCGCCGGAGAAGCAGCTGGACAAGCTGACCGTGTTGTCGATCGCTCCGCTGCTGGCGCGGGCGATCCGGGAGGTCTTCGACGACGGCTCGGTGACTACCCTCTTCGGTGGCCTGAGCTGA
- a CDS encoding 50S ribosomal protein L25/general stress protein Ctc: protein MSEVKISAEPRTEFGKGGARRTRRAGKVPAVLYGHGEKPKHIALPSREFAAAIRKGGANQLFAIDITDGTQVLALPKAIQRDPIRDTFEHVDLILVRRGEKVTVDVPVQLVGEAAKDTLIVHEHDTLSVTADATKVPDHLEASIEGLEAGTQVTAGDVKLPSGVELAVDAELNVASVTAAPTAEQLEATLPEIEVATDEAEAEVGETTEGSEGADAAPAAEGAESTEARTEA, encoded by the coding sequence GTGTCCGAGGTAAAGATCAGCGCCGAGCCCCGTACCGAGTTCGGCAAGGGTGGTGCCCGCCGTACCCGCCGGGCCGGCAAGGTGCCCGCCGTGCTGTACGGCCACGGCGAGAAGCCCAAGCACATCGCGCTGCCGTCGCGGGAGTTCGCCGCCGCGATCCGCAAGGGCGGTGCCAACCAGCTCTTCGCGATCGACATCACCGACGGCACCCAGGTGCTGGCGCTGCCGAAGGCGATCCAGCGTGACCCGATCCGGGACACTTTCGAGCACGTCGACCTGATCCTGGTTCGTCGGGGCGAGAAGGTCACCGTCGATGTTCCGGTCCAGCTGGTCGGCGAGGCCGCGAAGGACACCCTGATCGTGCACGAGCACGACACCCTCTCGGTGACTGCCGACGCCACCAAGGTTCCGGACCACCTCGAGGCGTCGATCGAGGGCCTGGAGGCGGGCACCCAGGTGACCGCTGGCGACGTCAAGCTGCCGTCCGGCGTCGAGCTGGCCGTCGACGCGGAGCTGAACGTCGCGTCGGTGACCGCCGCCCCCACCGCCGAGCAGCTCGAGGCGACGCTGCCCGAGATCGAGGTGGCAACCGACGAGGCCGAGGCCGAGGTTGGCGAGACCACCGAGGGTTCCGAGGGTGCGGACGCCGCTCCGGCCGCCGAGGGCGCCGAGAGCACCGAGGCGCGCACCGAGGCCTGA
- the pth gene encoding aminoacyl-tRNA hydrolase — MTDEAGPWLVVGLGNPGREYAGNRHNVGFMVADLLAGRVGARFGRHKRSVAEVAEARLGFGGPKLVLVKPLTYMNLSGGPVAALAQFYKVPATQVIAVHDELDIGFGQVRVKFGGGEGGHNGLRSMSKSLGTKDYVRVRFGVGRPPGRQDPADYVLSDFGAAERKELDFLVDRAADVVESVIVKGVEPTQNLYHGG; from the coding sequence GTGACGGACGAGGCGGGGCCGTGGCTGGTTGTCGGTCTGGGCAACCCGGGTCGGGAGTACGCCGGGAACCGGCACAACGTCGGGTTCATGGTGGCCGACCTGCTGGCCGGGCGGGTAGGTGCGCGGTTCGGGCGGCACAAGCGGTCGGTGGCCGAGGTGGCCGAGGCGCGACTGGGGTTCGGTGGACCGAAGCTGGTGCTCGTCAAGCCACTGACCTACATGAATCTTTCCGGCGGACCGGTGGCGGCGCTCGCGCAGTTCTACAAGGTGCCGGCGACGCAGGTGATCGCGGTGCATGACGAGCTGGACATCGGGTTCGGCCAGGTGCGGGTCAAGTTCGGCGGCGGCGAGGGTGGCCACAACGGCCTGCGCTCGATGTCGAAGTCGTTGGGCACGAAGGACTACGTCCGGGTGCGGTTCGGCGTCGGCCGACCGCCGGGGCGGCAGGATCCAGCCGATTATGTGCTGTCGGATTTTGGCGCGGCAGAGCGCAAGGAGCTGGATTTCCTGGTGGACCGTGCTGCCGACGTGGTGGAGTCGGTGATCGTCAAGGGCGTGGAGCCGACGCAGAACCTCTACCACGGCGGGTGA